Proteins from a single region of Macaca thibetana thibetana isolate TM-01 chromosome 4, ASM2454274v1, whole genome shotgun sequence:
- the LOC126952263 gene encoding uncharacterized protein LOC126952263 — protein sequence MAKQFCPSLCRRCVEPGPRSGRLTRRPGPVAGSLRCPLSLRNYERARPSIINLSHLCSCLGAQAQPGRLRDLKGVLKGLGRWCSAQDGSLGRRGPLGLGRWRGAVAFAYTNTNTTNLVEPLAARWRAPGRCKECYYNTNVLDLHVRTCHPHPPEVVDCHHGSLTLLTSSSGNGGRHGARTWPAVHSVPENTRGLGLISRSWRRRPRPVPRGPKAGGLPPHTPGAGSTSSRGRRGCYSRLDLEPCCYPRPSSPPRGLHGPGLRCGLLLWGAGSELYPQSPFQRPRYDYGRGRPPTLTPSSGGAPLLGADDRGLTPGPTAHSRLPPFLHGQGSHPADAQFSAAPLISEFGSQCVRLSVHCHGHWDPFAAAGRSPDGRWEDLACLRPPPPSSRDPGRGSQPLGFPARVLREGPGLRARRPATARAHAPAASPWVQDWAAPARALVQAPRLSAPQPPAPVESWGGTEAPCSSKYPLAVSSPGLANAPVRSGARRDWRCSLRANGTRAKLVGKLGHAIEVGAAPTLAASGEAWARAGLGGSCTARGPGGSGGLRRRECIFGRGQDLGWSLAFYGEEADWEGPSARLSCCATFPRQRRARGTRGCTGAGEGALPGGSGDSTVGSAPRVGPPRSRLAVAADCHVMPLSPNTYYKSLSCASGRIRRT from the exons ATGGCAAAGCAGTTTTGCCCGAGTTTGTGCAGGAGGTGCGTGGAACCCGGGCCTCGCAGCGGCCGTCTGACCCGCAGGCCAGGCCCTGTCGCGGGCTCTCTCCGCTGCCCTTTGTCTTTAAGGAATTACGAGCGAGCTAGGCCCAGCATAATCAACCTGTCGCACCTCTGCAGCTGTTTAGGGGCGCAGGCTCAGCCGGGCAGGCTGCGCGaccttaagggagtgctaaaggGCTTGGGCCGCTGGTGCAGCGCGCAAGATGGCTCCTTAGGAAGGCGGGGTCCGCTTGGCCTCGGGCGCTGGCGAGGGGCGG TCGCCTTCGCCTACACCAACACCAACACCACGAACCTCGTGGAACCGCTGGCAGCCCGTTGGAGGGCTCCTGGCAGATGCAAGGAGTGTTATTATAACACTAATGTGTT AGATCTTCACGTCCGTACATGCCACCCGCACCCTCCAGAAGTTGTGGATTGTCATCACGGGTCGCTAACACTTTTAACAAGCAGCAGCGGCAATGGGGGACGACACGGTGCTAGGACCTGGCCCGCCGTCCACAGTGTCCCTGAGAACACTCGGGGTCTAGGCCTGATctccaggagttggaggaggcGCCCCCGCCCCGTGCCGAGGGGCCCCAAGGCCGGAGgcctccccccacacacccccgGTGCCGGGAGCACATCTTCGAGGGGCCGTCGGGGTTGTTACTCGCGACTGGACCTCGAGCCGTGTTGCTATCCTCGGCCCTCGAGCCCGCCCAGGGGTCTGCACGGCCCAGGTCTGCGCTGCGGGCTTCTCCTGTGGGGCGCTGGGAGTGAGCTCTATCCCCAAAGCCCATTTCAACGTCCCAGGTATGACTACGGCAGGGGCAGGCCACCCACCCTCACCCCTTCCTCGGGTGGAGCGCCTCTGCTGGGAGCCGACGACCGCGGCCTGACCCCAGGCCCCACCGCCCACTCCCGGCTCCCGCCCTTCCTCCACGGTCAGGGGTCACACCCAGCGGACGCCCAGTTCTCGGCTGCCCCTTTGATCTCCGAATTTGGGAGCCAGTGTGTCCGCTTGAGCGTGCACTGCCACGGGCACTGGGACCCCTTTGCTGCTGCGGGGAGGAGCCCCGACGGCAGGTGGGAAGACCTGGCTTGCCTGCGTCCCCCGCCCCCCAGCTCCCGCGACCCGGGGCGAGGCTCCCAGCCCCTGGGCTTCCCCGCTCGGGTTTTGAGGGAGGGGCCGGGCCTTCGGGCCCGCAGACCCGCCACCGCGCGTGCGCATGCGCCGGCCGCGAGCCCCTGGGTGCAGGACTGGGCGGCTCCGGCCCGCGCACTTGTCCAGGCGCCGCGGCTTAGCGCGCCCCAACCTCCGGCTCCGGTGGAGAGCTGGGGCGGGACTGAAGCACCGTGTTCATCAAAGTATCCCCTCGCCGTCAGCAGCCCTGGCCTCGCAAACGCTCCAGTGCGCTCCGGCGCACGCAGGGACTGGCGCTGCAGCCTCCGGGCCAACGGCACGCGAGCAAAGCTGGTTGGCAAACTGGGACACGCAATAGAAGTTGGGGCTGCACCGACTCTCGCCGCTTCGGGGGAGGCATGGGCCCGGGCAGGCCTAGGAGGAAGCTGCACAGCCCGAGGCCCGGGCGGGAGTGGCGGGCTGCGGAGAAGGGAATGTATATTTGGAAGGGGTCAGGACCTCGGCTGGAGTCTGGCTTTTTATGGCGAGGAAGCCGACTGGGAAGGGCCTTCGGCGAGGCTTTCCTGTTGTGCCACTTTTCCCCGGCAGCGCCGGGCGCGGGGAACGCGGGGCTGCaccggggcgggggagggggcttTACCCGGCGGCTCCGGGGACTCCACTGTGGGGTCGGCCCCGCGGGTAGGCCCGCCCAGGAGCCGGCTGGCAGTTGCAGCGGACTGTCACGTTATGCCGCTGTCACCAAACACTTACTATAAATCACTGTCCTGCGCCTCCGGGAGGATCCGTCGAACctga